In Anaerolineales bacterium, one DNA window encodes the following:
- a CDS encoding ParB/RepB/Spo0J family partition protein, producing the protein MAQRKGLGKGLDALIPGGKPAPTSGGGGVQQVAVDAIKMNPRQPRINFEQDELNELAASIRTHGVIQPLIVSPNGDGTFVLIAGERRWHASQRAGLRTVPVITRQANNQELLEIALIENVQRADLNAMEEAEAYRQLVEDFGLSHEAVAKRVGKSRVAVTNTLRLLGLADAGKQALVDGKITEGHARALLMLSTQKAQTAALQTIMNLSLNVRQAEELVRKLTGAKPIKAKKPRRNADVADVEKRLQRSLGTKVALKHGKKGGTVTIYYYSDEELDALLDKLI; encoded by the coding sequence ATGGCTCAACGAAAAGGTCTGGGGAAAGGGCTGGATGCGCTCATTCCGGGCGGCAAGCCTGCCCCCACATCTGGAGGCGGAGGTGTACAACAGGTGGCGGTGGATGCCATCAAGATGAATCCGCGCCAGCCGCGCATCAATTTCGAGCAGGATGAATTGAACGAACTGGCTGCGTCGATACGGACGCACGGGGTCATCCAGCCGTTGATCGTTTCGCCGAACGGCGATGGGACCTTTGTCCTGATTGCAGGGGAGCGGCGCTGGCACGCCTCCCAGCGCGCGGGCTTGCGGACGGTTCCCGTTATCACACGGCAGGCGAACAACCAGGAACTGCTGGAGATCGCGCTGATCGAAAACGTCCAACGCGCAGACTTGAACGCGATGGAGGAAGCCGAGGCCTATCGTCAACTGGTGGAGGACTTCGGTCTTTCGCACGAAGCGGTTGCGAAGCGTGTCGGAAAAAGCCGCGTCGCTGTGACAAACACCCTGCGCCTGCTCGGTCTGGCGGATGCCGGCAAACAGGCCCTGGTGGACGGGAAGATCACCGAAGGGCACGCCCGTGCCCTGTTGATGCTTTCCACACAGAAGGCTCAGACAGCTGCATTGCAAACGATCATGAATCTGTCGTTGAATGTCCGTCAGGCGGAGGAACTGGTGCGGAAACTGACAGGCGCCAAGCCCATCAAGGCAAAGAAGCCGCGCCGCAACGCCGATGTCGCGGATGTGGAAAAACGCCTCCAGCGCAGTTTGGGAACCAAGGTTGCGCTCAAACATGGCAAAAAAGGCGGCACGGTGACGATCTACTACTATTCCGATGAAGAACTGGATGCGCTGCTGGATAAATTGATATGA
- a CDS encoding ParA family protein translates to MTKIYTLVNQKGGVGKTTSAINLAAYLAQMGQRVLVVDLDPQANATSCLGVDKLGVQGGTYEALFGETNIFPYVLLNERLQLSLLPASPALAGAEVELVDELARESRLRKAILTIAERYDYILVDCPPSLGLLTVNGLMAAMDGVIVPVQCEYLALEGLSQLTQTIERVRSALFPELYVRGVVLTMFDNRTNLSTDVVTEVNRHFPNQVFKSIIPRNVRLAEAPSYGLPISQYAPTSVGALAYEALARELLKGDGKRPSS, encoded by the coding sequence TTGACTAAGATCTATACGTTGGTGAATCAAAAGGGCGGTGTGGGCAAGACCACCTCCGCGATCAACCTGGCCGCCTATCTGGCACAGATGGGTCAGCGCGTCCTGGTGGTGGATTTGGATCCGCAAGCCAATGCGACCTCCTGTCTGGGCGTGGATAAACTGGGTGTGCAGGGCGGCACCTATGAGGCCTTGTTCGGCGAGACCAATATTTTTCCGTATGTGTTGTTGAACGAACGCCTGCAATTATCCCTGCTGCCCGCCTCGCCGGCGCTGGCCGGCGCGGAGGTGGAACTGGTGGATGAACTGGCGCGCGAGTCACGTTTGCGAAAGGCGATTTTGACGATTGCCGAGCGCTACGATTATATTCTGGTGGACTGTCCGCCTTCGCTTGGATTATTGACTGTCAATGGCCTGATGGCGGCAATGGACGGCGTGATCGTGCCCGTGCAATGCGAGTATCTTGCGCTGGAAGGGCTCAGCCAGCTGACGCAAACCATCGAGCGCGTACGCTCAGCGCTCTTCCCCGAACTCTATGTACGTGGCGTGGTGTTGACCATGTTCGATAACCGCACAAATCTGTCCACCGATGTGGTCACGGAGGTGAACAGGCATTTTCCCAATCAGGTCTTCAAGAGCATCATTCCGCGCAATGTTCGTCTGGCGGAGGCTCCCTCTTATGGCTTGCCGATCTCCCAGTACGCGCCGACCTCAGTCGGTGCGCTGGCATACGAGGCGCTGGCAAGGGAATTATTGAAAGGCGATGGCAAACGCCCCTCCTCCTGA
- a CDS encoding PfkB family carbohydrate kinase produces the protein MLELASLTPVDYLAIGHVAVDLTPAGKQLGGTVSYAALTARTLGLRVGIVTSTGQDAPLQLMNGIQIVNVPSGHSTTFENIKTENGRRQTLHHQAAPILFEHIPQAWRGAPIIHLAPIAHELDVSLTEQLSASLLGVTPQGWMRTWDENGRVEACVWGNSEQVLGRAGSVVMSVEDVNRDLEQVEWMAHHTRILCLTEGEAGAVLYWNGDRRRFRAPVMDEVDATGAGDIFAAAFFVRLSATRDPWEAARFATNLAAHSVTRTGLNGIPTRPEIESCLMEVLS, from the coding sequence ATGTTGGAACTTGCATCCCTTACGCCTGTGGATTATCTTGCCATCGGTCATGTGGCTGTGGATTTAACACCCGCTGGCAAACAACTTGGCGGGACGGTTTCTTACGCCGCCTTGACAGCGCGCACGCTGGGTCTGCGGGTGGGAATTGTCACCTCAACGGGGCAGGACGCGCCATTGCAACTCATGAATGGGATTCAGATTGTCAATGTCCCAAGCGGGCACAGCACGACTTTCGAGAATATAAAGACTGAAAACGGACGCAGACAAACACTGCATCATCAAGCCGCGCCGATCCTGTTCGAGCATATTCCGCAGGCATGGCGGGGTGCGCCGATCATCCACCTTGCGCCCATTGCGCATGAATTGGATGTTTCCCTGACGGAGCAATTATCTGCTTCCCTGCTGGGAGTTACGCCGCAAGGCTGGATGCGCACCTGGGATGAAAATGGACGGGTGGAGGCTTGTGTGTGGGGAAACAGCGAACAGGTTCTCGGTCGGGCGGGAAGCGTGGTGATGAGCGTGGAGGATGTGAACCGCGACCTCGAGCAGGTCGAGTGGATGGCACACCACACACGCATCCTATGTCTCACGGAAGGGGAGGCAGGCGCAGTCCTGTATTGGAACGGGGACCGCCGCCGTTTCCGCGCGCCTGTTATGGATGAAGTGGATGCGACTGGCGCCGGCGATATTTTCGCGGCGGCATTTTTTGTACGTTTGTCCGCCACGCGTGACCCGTGGGAGGCGGCGCGTTTTGCGACCAACCTTGCAGCGCATTCGGTGACGCGTACGGGATTGAATGGCATCCCCACCCGGCCGGAAATCGAAAGTTGTTTAATGGAGGTTTTGTCTTGA
- the jag gene encoding RNA-binding cell elongation regulator Jag/EloR, translated as MNERTTLEIIAGTVEEALAQGLSQLGLTAEAVSIEVLDSGSKGLFGLGGRQVRVRLTVNPPPGQEMPASNAVPLPAPAKKTQSTPKETKPRRVDKKPADEKPAPAPKVEHHDDDHLLETAEQVVSKLINYLGMKAQVSANYDESSSDDHRTIQVDVRGDDLTALIGRHAETLNAFQHIASLMVGKDTQQWVQLTIDVEGYRARREKQIRQLANRMADQVTKTGRKVTMEPMTSSERRVVHIELRGHPAVITESTGEDPYRKVVILPKE; from the coding sequence ATGAACGAGCGAACCACGCTTGAGATCATCGCCGGGACAGTTGAAGAAGCCCTCGCACAGGGCTTGTCCCAACTCGGGTTGACGGCAGAAGCCGTCTCCATTGAGGTTTTGGATTCGGGCTCAAAAGGATTATTCGGACTCGGCGGCCGTCAGGTTCGCGTGCGCCTGACGGTAAATCCTCCTCCCGGTCAGGAAATGCCCGCTTCAAATGCGGTCCCGCTGCCTGCTCCCGCCAAAAAAACACAGTCAACACCGAAAGAGACAAAACCTCGCCGCGTTGATAAGAAGCCTGCGGACGAGAAACCTGCACCTGCCCCAAAAGTGGAGCACCATGACGACGACCATCTTTTGGAAACCGCCGAACAGGTGGTCTCCAAGTTGATCAATTACCTTGGCATGAAGGCGCAGGTCTCTGCCAATTATGACGAGTCCAGCTCGGATGACCACCGCACCATTCAGGTGGATGTGCGCGGGGATGACCTGACTGCGCTGATTGGACGCCATGCAGAGACCCTCAATGCTTTTCAACATATTGCATCCCTCATGGTTGGGAAGGATACCCAGCAGTGGGTGCAATTGACCATTGACGTGGAGGGCTATCGCGCACGGCGCGAAAAGCAGATCCGTCAACTGGCAAACCGCATGGCAGACCAGGTGACAAAAACGGGGCGCAAAGTGACGATGGAACCGATGACGTCCAGTGAACGCCGTGTGGTGCATATCGAGCTGCGGGGTCATCCCGCGGTGATCACGGAGAGTACAGGCGAAGACCCGTATCGCAAAGTTGTCATTTTACCCAAGGAATAA
- a CDS encoding YidC/Oxa1 family membrane protein insertase — MWHTIIIQPMTNLLLWIYDVLGHGPHTFGLAIILFTIVIKLITWPLNAAQVKGAQAMQELQNDKEWQDIQKKYAKDKEKLAQEQMRIYKDRGINPFASCLPTLVQFPIIIGLYQSITTALSATPLDMLKLARTVYPFQNVENIIPLNSKFLWMDLGQPEPYYILAVVVAVTTWIQSKLTMPASSNPNDQSAQMTKMMSIYMPLLLGWFALTFPSGISVYFIISNVLGVAQYASTGRANWSNILPGGAKRQPPSKKK; from the coding sequence ATGTGGCATACTATTATCATCCAACCCATGACCAATCTTTTGCTGTGGATCTATGACGTACTTGGGCATGGCCCGCATACGTTTGGTCTTGCGATCATATTATTTACCATTGTGATCAAACTGATTACCTGGCCCTTGAACGCCGCGCAGGTGAAGGGTGCGCAGGCCATGCAGGAATTACAGAATGACAAGGAATGGCAGGACATTCAAAAGAAATATGCGAAGGATAAGGAAAAGCTCGCGCAGGAACAAATGCGTATTTACAAGGACCGCGGCATCAATCCCTTCGCATCCTGTCTGCCGACGCTTGTGCAGTTCCCCATCATCATTGGTTTGTACCAGAGCATCACGACCGCGCTTTCAGCGACCCCGCTCGACATGCTCAAACTCGCCCGCACGGTCTATCCATTCCAAAACGTGGAGAACATCATCCCGCTCAACAGCAAATTCCTGTGGATGGATCTGGGACAACCCGAGCCCTACTATATCCTTGCTGTTGTTGTTGCAGTCACCACATGGATTCAGTCCAAACTGACCATGCCCGCTTCGAGCAATCCCAACGATCAGAGCGCCCAGATGACAAAAATGATGAGCATCTACATGCCCCTGTTGCTGGGCTGGTTCGCGCTCACTTTCCCTTCCGGCATTTCCGTCTATTTCATCATCAGCAACGTCTTGGGCGTGGCTCAATATGCGTCCACCGGGCGCGCCAACTGGAGCAATATTTTGCCGGGCGGCGCCAAGCGACAACCACCCTCAAAAAAGAAATAG
- a CDS encoding PQQ-binding-like beta-propeller repeat protein translates to MKTKRLLLFSLLALGVILLSACSGQPLSNNWPGLAADAERAYISSGSYIYAVDVTNGREVWRYPSDADSKLLFYANPVLTPDGQLLIGSAGSAHSFTSIDPETGKENWTEPFTKSIGKWVASPLVLNDVIYAPNTDGFLYILNMRGREIADPIELGGALWSTPATDGTLLYVTSLDHRFYVVDPLGRVLNDPIDLGGAAPGSPAMGNDGVYVGSFASRIEFIQPDGRHEVIATARNWIWGTPALDGETLYYADLDGMLYSFDLTSGRQNWDNVQPDGPIVASLLVVGDQIYVATESGSFYALDRDGKIVWEKTPGGSIYTTPVISGDLILVAPYQAEFALAAYDADGKQAWTFQPGK, encoded by the coding sequence TTGAAAACAAAACGATTGCTTTTATTTTCCCTGCTGGCCCTTGGCGTCATTCTTCTCAGCGCGTGTAGTGGACAGCCCCTGTCAAACAACTGGCCTGGTCTCGCCGCGGATGCCGAACGCGCATACATCTCCAGCGGTTCCTACATCTACGCAGTGGACGTGACAAATGGACGCGAAGTCTGGCGTTACCCCTCCGATGCGGACAGCAAATTACTATTCTATGCAAACCCTGTCCTTACGCCGGATGGTCAACTTTTGATCGGGAGCGCCGGTTCAGCCCACTCCTTCACAAGCATTGACCCTGAAACGGGCAAAGAGAACTGGACTGAACCTTTTACGAAGTCAATCGGAAAATGGGTGGCTTCGCCGCTTGTCCTCAATGATGTGATCTATGCGCCCAACACGGATGGTTTTCTGTATATCCTTAATATGAGAGGCAGGGAAATTGCGGACCCCATTGAATTGGGCGGCGCATTGTGGTCCACCCCGGCAACCGACGGCACGCTTCTTTATGTCACCTCGCTTGACCATCGCTTCTACGTCGTTGACCCCCTTGGACGCGTTTTGAACGATCCAATTGACCTCGGCGGCGCAGCCCCCGGCAGCCCCGCAATGGGAAATGATGGGGTGTATGTGGGTTCGTTTGCATCCAGGATTGAGTTCATTCAACCCGACGGCAGGCATGAAGTGATTGCCACTGCCAGAAATTGGATCTGGGGAACCCCCGCTCTGGATGGCGAAACCCTGTATTACGCCGACCTGGATGGAATGCTCTATTCGTTTGACCTGACCAGCGGACGCCAGAACTGGGATAACGTTCAGCCGGATGGTCCCATCGTGGCGAGTCTGCTTGTAGTGGGCGACCAGATTTACGTTGCGACTGAATCGGGCTCCTTCTACGCTTTGGACCGCGACGGGAAAATCGTCTGGGAAAAGACACCCGGCGGCAGTATTTATACCACCCCTGTCATTTCAGGTGATTTGATCCTCGTGGCGCCGTATCAGGCTGAGTTTGCCCTTGCCGCTTATGACGCGGATGGCAAACAAGCCTGGACGTTCCAGCCCGGGAAATAA
- the yidD gene encoding membrane protein insertion efficiency factor YidD, whose amino-acid sequence MNPENQFHLHDYSHEPRLRDLPRTLVNLPRIPVLALIRLYQMVVSPGLPANTCRFYPSCSHYGYQAVYKHGALKGSLMAGWRVLRCNPFNPGGYDPVP is encoded by the coding sequence ATGAATCCTGAAAACCAGTTCCATCTCCATGATTATTCCCATGAACCGCGTCTGCGCGATCTGCCGCGCACGCTGGTTAATTTGCCGCGCATCCCCGTGCTGGCGTTGATCCGTTTATATCAAATGGTGGTTTCGCCGGGCCTGCCTGCAAATACCTGCCGCTTTTACCCGTCCTGTTCCCATTATGGGTATCAGGCGGTCTATAAACACGGTGCCTTGAAAGGCTCGCTCATGGCGGGCTGGCGCGTATTGCGCTGCAACCCCTTCAACCCCGGTGGATACGACCCTGTTCCATAG
- the rnpA gene encoding ribonuclease P protein component, producing the protein MQRKFRLSRSEDFKRVRRSGKSYAHPLVVLVAQASETATHVRVGVAAGKTTGTAVHRNRAKRLLREAMRPLLSSLASGWDLILIARPALVTATLADTRSALTNLLQRAKILPADES; encoded by the coding sequence GTGCAGAGAAAATTCCGACTGTCCCGGTCCGAAGATTTCAAGCGGGTGCGGCGATCAGGCAAGTCCTATGCCCATCCGCTTGTTGTGTTAGTGGCGCAGGCCAGCGAAACAGCAACCCATGTCCGTGTGGGTGTTGCCGCAGGCAAGACGACAGGGACAGCCGTCCACCGCAACCGAGCCAAACGACTTTTACGCGAAGCCATGCGCCCCCTGCTTTCCTCACTCGCCTCCGGCTGGGACCTGATCCTGATCGCCCGACCCGCGCTGGTAACCGCCACCCTGGCAGATACCCGCTCCGCGCTGACGAACCTTCTCCAGCGAGCCAAAATCCTCCCTGCGGATGAATCCTGA
- the rpmH gene encoding 50S ribosomal protein L34 has protein sequence MPKRTYQPKIRRRVRVHGFRKRMSTADGRAVLKRRRLKGRYRLAVKSNEHVKRTRW, from the coding sequence ATGCCCAAGCGAACATATCAACCCAAGATCCGCCGCCGCGTGCGCGTGCACGGTTTCCGCAAACGCATGTCCACGGCTGATGGCCGCGCAGTGCTCAAGCGCCGCCGCCTCAAGGGCCGTTACAGACTCGCAGTCAAGTCCAACGAACACGTCAAGCGGACTCGTTGGTAG
- the add gene encoding adenosine deaminase, with protein MKNFDPKYNDIPKTEIHCHLEGAIRTQTIIDVACEYNISLPAYEAEELDKHVKVLDQMRDLQAVLEAFDIFQRSITSPAVFERIAWELFEDCARQNIKLFEVRFSPDWAFHGHGLDWDACLDGLLRAQERAEKEFDMAIGIIAITSRSMGAESCVKTVDWAIRHRRHINAVDLADGEMLYPMKDFVKPILKAKEAGLKVTIHSGEDTPASYVIESIRNFQPDRIGHGIHSIEDVQAVELIKERGITLEVNPWSNYLTNSVPTIEAHPLKKLFDLGVRVTINSDDPEVLETNVNNEYRIAHEVLGMSMADVHVCNRFAFQASFIEESAKQRIWDTYFNARA; from the coding sequence ATGAAAAATTTCGACCCGAAATACAACGACATTCCCAAGACCGAGATCCATTGCCATCTCGAGGGCGCGATCCGCACGCAGACCATCATTGACGTTGCGTGCGAATACAACATTTCCCTGCCCGCCTACGAAGCGGAAGAGCTGGACAAACACGTCAAAGTCCTTGATCAGATGCGCGACCTGCAAGCCGTCCTGGAAGCGTTCGATATTTTTCAACGCAGCATCACCTCCCCCGCCGTCTTCGAGCGGATTGCCTGGGAATTGTTCGAGGACTGTGCCCGGCAGAATATCAAACTATTTGAAGTGCGCTTCTCGCCCGATTGGGCGTTTCATGGACATGGCCTGGATTGGGACGCCTGCCTCGATGGTCTGCTCCGCGCTCAGGAACGGGCGGAAAAGGAATTCGACATGGCAATCGGCATCATTGCCATCACCTCCCGCAGCATGGGTGCGGAGTCGTGCGTCAAAACCGTGGATTGGGCGATCCGCCACCGCAGGCATATCAATGCCGTGGACCTTGCCGACGGCGAAATGCTCTATCCGATGAAGGACTTTGTCAAACCCATCTTGAAGGCGAAGGAGGCCGGCTTGAAGGTGACCATCCACTCCGGCGAGGATACGCCTGCCTCCTATGTGATCGAATCCATCCGCAACTTTCAGCCCGACCGCATTGGACACGGCATACACAGCATTGAGGACGTGCAGGCGGTGGAGTTGATCAAGGAAAGGGGCATCACGCTTGAGGTGAATCCGTGGTCGAATTACCTGACCAATTCCGTCCCGACGATCGAGGCGCATCCGCTCAAGAAGCTGTTCGATCTCGGCGTGCGCGTCACGATAAATTCGGATGATCCCGAAGTCCTTGAGACGAATGTCAATAACGAATACCGCATCGCGCACGAAGTCCTCGGTATGAGCATGGCGGATGTCCACGTTTGCAATCGTTTTGCCTTTCAAGCCTCATTTATCGAGGAGTCCGCCAAACAACGAATTTGGGATACATACTTTAATGCCCGGGCTTGA
- a CDS encoding Zn-dependent hydrolase codes for MTQTYSSLRINSDRLFDSFTQLASIGATADGGVHRPALNDAHLAARAWFREQIEACGLEFCVDGAGNHSAVLANDVEHSPTLLIGSHLDSVPNGGRYDGALGVTSALEVLRTIQENGIRLKVNLEAIDFTDEEGTLVGLLGSAALAGHLSQKDLDSPRGGRENLVAGMERAGLSDASMLSAARMKESLAGYLEVHIEQGKRLERAGIDVGIVTAIVGIWSHRLSFIGRADHAGSTTMEDRLDASLSASAFTLAARELVMRDFPNCVVNVGNMDFTPGVFNIVPERVDLALEFRSPDVGQFKRLDAALLELAQNEAEHFGLELSIEFLGRHSPSSMSAAVQNAFAEACDSLELTHLSMPSGAGHDGQSFADLCPVGMIFVPSVDGASHSPREFTKWKDCINGANVLLQTVLRLTSG; via the coding sequence ATGACGCAAACCTATTCAAGTCTTCGCATCAATTCGGACCGTTTGTTTGATTCATTTACCCAGCTGGCATCCATCGGCGCTACAGCAGACGGCGGCGTGCATCGGCCTGCATTGAACGATGCGCATCTTGCGGCACGTGCCTGGTTCCGCGAGCAGATCGAAGCCTGCGGCCTGGAATTTTGCGTGGATGGGGCGGGGAATCATTCCGCTGTCCTTGCAAACGATGTGGAGCATTCTCCCACGTTGCTCATCGGCTCGCACCTGGACTCCGTCCCGAATGGAGGGCGTTACGACGGCGCTCTCGGCGTGACGTCCGCTCTCGAGGTGTTGAGAACCATCCAGGAAAACGGGATCAGGCTCAAGGTCAATTTGGAGGCGATTGACTTTACCGATGAAGAAGGCACGTTGGTCGGTCTGCTTGGGAGCGCAGCGCTGGCGGGTCATCTCAGTCAAAAGGATCTGGATTCCCCGCGTGGCGGACGCGAAAATCTGGTCGCGGGAATGGAACGGGCGGGACTGTCCGATGCCAGCATGTTGAGCGCCGCACGGATGAAAGAGTCGCTGGCGGGATATCTTGAAGTCCATATTGAACAGGGGAAAAGACTCGAACGCGCGGGGATCGATGTGGGCATTGTCACGGCAATTGTTGGAATTTGGTCCCATCGTTTGTCCTTCATCGGCAGGGCGGACCATGCAGGCTCAACCACAATGGAGGATAGGCTCGACGCGTCCCTGAGTGCGAGTGCGTTCACGCTTGCCGCACGCGAACTGGTCATGAGGGACTTTCCGAATTGTGTTGTGAATGTGGGCAATATGGACTTTACGCCCGGCGTATTTAATATTGTGCCGGAACGCGTGGATTTGGCATTGGAATTTCGGTCACCCGATGTGGGGCAATTTAAACGCCTGGATGCTGCATTGCTGGAGCTGGCGCAAAACGAGGCGGAGCATTTTGGCCTGGAATTGAGCATTGAATTTCTCGGCAGGCATTCGCCGAGTTCGATGAGCGCTGCGGTTCAAAATGCATTTGCAGAAGCCTGTGACAGTTTGGAACTGACCCACTTGTCCATGCCGTCCGGCGCGGGACACGACGGGCAGTCGTTTGCGGATTTGTGTCCTGTGGGCATGATCTTCGTTCCATCTGTGGACGGTGCAAGCCACTCGCCGCGCGAATTCACCAAATGGAAGGACTGCATCAACGGCGCGAATGTGCTGTTGCAAACGGTTTTGAGATTAACAAGCGGGTAA
- a CDS encoding Hsp20/alpha crystallin family protein: MSNLIRWEPARDMMTLREAMDRLFDDAFTRPLSLAGNPWTVPAVDMYQTDNEVVVKAALPGIKADEVQINITGEVLTLKGEVSQKEEVKEKAYHIREQRWGAFERAVALPTNVVADKAKADFENGILTITLPKAEEAKPKTITIKTK; this comes from the coding sequence ATGTCTAATTTAATTCGTTGGGAACCCGCCCGTGATATGATGACGTTGCGCGAAGCCATGGATCGCCTCTTCGACGACGCCTTCACCCGTCCGCTCAGCCTGGCCGGCAATCCCTGGACAGTGCCGGCGGTGGATATGTACCAGACCGATAATGAGGTCGTGGTGAAAGCCGCCCTGCCCGGCATCAAAGCGGATGAAGTCCAGATCAACATCACCGGCGAAGTACTCACCCTTAAGGGTGAAGTCAGCCAGAAGGAAGAAGTGAAGGAAAAGGCATACCATATCCGCGAACAGCGCTGGGGCGCGTTTGAACGTGCCGTCGCCCTGCCGACCAATGTCGTCGCCGATAAAGCCAAAGCCGATTTCGAGAACGGCATTCTCACCATAACGCTTCCCAAGGCCGAAGAAGCCAAACCCAAGACCATTACCATCAAGACCAAATAA
- a CDS encoding response regulator transcription factor, with protein sequence MPDSMERRRILVVDDEERMVRFIRMNLEHDGFQVSEAFNGKQAIQRIRDVTPDIILLDVMMPDLDGFEVLETIREFSNVPVIMLTAKGEEDDRVRGLENGADDYITKPFSPRELVSRIKAVLRRTEGATGSMHGLLEIDKRLKIDFDRREIWLEGKLVKLRPTEYRLLFHLVQNAGWVVSHDQLLQKVWGYEYRDEPHYVRLYINYLRQKLEKDPANPQYILTERGVGYRFVDFKRGRE encoded by the coding sequence ATGCCGGATTCAATGGAACGCCGCCGCATATTGGTTGTGGATGATGAAGAACGCATGGTGCGTTTCATCCGCATGAACCTGGAACATGATGGCTTTCAGGTGAGTGAAGCTTTTAATGGCAAGCAGGCCATTCAAAGGATACGGGACGTTACGCCGGACATCATCCTGTTGGATGTGATGATGCCGGACCTTGATGGGTTTGAGGTTTTGGAGACCATCCGCGAATTCAGCAATGTGCCGGTCATCATGTTGACTGCCAAGGGGGAGGAGGATGATCGTGTGCGCGGACTTGAAAACGGCGCAGACGATTACATTACCAAACCGTTCAGTCCGCGTGAATTGGTCAGCCGTATTAAAGCCGTCCTGCGCCGCACGGAGGGAGCCACCGGTTCCATGCACGGTTTGCTCGAGATCGACAAACGCCTCAAAATTGACTTCGACCGCCGCGAGATCTGGCTGGAAGGCAAACTCGTCAAATTGCGCCCGACGGAATATCGTCTGCTCTTCCACCTTGTGCAAAATGCGGGTTGGGTCGTTTCACACGACCAACTGCTTCAGAAGGTGTGGGGATATGAATACCGGGACGAGCCGCATTACGTGCGCCTTTACATTAACTACCTGCGCCAGAAGCTGGAGAAGGACCCCGCCAACCCGCAGTACATCCTTACCGAGCGCGGCGTGGGCTACCGCTTTGTGGACTTCAAACGCGGCAGGGAATGA